A genome region from Cognatishimia activa includes the following:
- a CDS encoding DegT/DnrJ/EryC1/StrS family aminotransferase yields MALPDVYSSEPIPESVRPEIERLLQTADLFRYTAPQDAPVALLEQEFAEMLGTKYALAVSSCSAALFLSLKALGLPKNARVLIPGFTFAAVPSSVVHADYQPVLCEVGENYRIDLADFEAKLGDVDAVIISHMRGHTSDMDAIMTLCDARDIPVIEDAAHSLGTTWNGQNIGTIGKVGCFSFQSYKLINAGEGGILITDDADLVARAVIMSGAYEHNWQKHKSRAGDNSAELEEAFALWQNKLPLYNLRLGNMSAALVRPQLAEVPRRVRDGRANHDYVAAKLNENAWMQVPNKLAPEERAPDSIQFNLEGMNDAQIAAFQTAAQDRGIKVQVFGASQDNARAFWNWQFIEDLPELPQTRAMLMRACDVRLPARLRKDELDVIADILIAAVNDVMEPTQLATAS; encoded by the coding sequence ATGGCCCTGCCAGACGTCTATTCCTCCGAGCCGATCCCAGAGTCTGTCCGCCCGGAAATCGAACGCCTTCTGCAAACTGCTGACCTCTTCCGCTACACCGCGCCTCAGGATGCGCCGGTGGCACTGCTAGAGCAGGAATTTGCAGAGATGCTGGGCACGAAATATGCGCTGGCGGTGTCGTCTTGCTCGGCCGCTTTGTTCCTTTCACTAAAGGCGCTCGGCTTGCCCAAAAACGCTCGGGTGCTGATTCCTGGCTTCACCTTCGCTGCTGTGCCCTCCTCAGTCGTCCATGCGGATTATCAGCCGGTGCTCTGCGAAGTCGGCGAGAATTATCGCATCGATCTCGCCGATTTTGAGGCCAAGCTGGGCGATGTGGATGCGGTGATCATCAGCCATATGCGAGGCCATACGTCTGATATGGACGCGATCATGACGCTCTGTGACGCACGGGACATTCCCGTGATCGAGGACGCCGCCCATTCACTGGGCACCACCTGGAATGGCCAAAACATCGGCACGATTGGCAAGGTCGGCTGTTTCTCTTTCCAGTCCTACAAGCTGATAAACGCAGGCGAAGGCGGCATTCTAATCACCGATGACGCGGATCTGGTCGCGCGAGCGGTGATTATGTCGGGTGCCTATGAGCACAACTGGCAGAAACATAAATCCCGCGCAGGCGACAACAGCGCCGAGCTCGAAGAGGCCTTTGCCCTCTGGCAAAACAAACTGCCGCTCTACAATCTGCGCCTTGGCAATATGTCGGCCGCTTTGGTGCGCCCTCAGTTGGCCGAAGTGCCGCGTCGCGTGCGTGACGGTCGGGCGAACCACGACTATGTGGCTGCGAAACTGAACGAAAACGCATGGATGCAGGTGCCTAACAAACTTGCTCCAGAAGAGCGCGCGCCAGACAGCATTCAGTTTAACCTTGAAGGTATGAATGACGCTCAGATCGCGGCGTTTCAAACTGCGGCGCAGGACCGTGGCATCAAGGTTCAGGTGTTTGGAGCCTCGCAAGACAACGCCCGTGCCTTCTGGAACTGGCAGTTCATCGAAGACCTTCCAGAGCTGCCGCAAACCCGCGCTATGTTGATGCGGGCCTGTGACGTCCGCCTGCCCGCGCGCCTTAGAAAAGACGAACTAGACGTGATCGCAGATATTCTGATCGCAGCGGTCAATGACGTGATGGAACCCACCCAGCTTGCCACAGCGAGCTAA
- a CDS encoding type 1 glutamine amidotransferase: MKIGFLLCGTMPQPAIDAHGDYTELYAELLGGQGFTFDSWNVHAGDFPESPQDADGWLISGSKHGAYEDHDWIPPLEDFIRASVEAARPIVGICFGHQIIAQALGGKVEKYEGGWTLGRQTYDFAGLDLPLMAWHQDQVTEIPEGVQIIASTDRCKHAALLYGDRAFTMQPHPEFDAETVEILAEVNKANVPDELLKAIPNGLYEPIADEILADQISDFFRLSRNP, encoded by the coding sequence ATGAAAATCGGTTTTCTTCTTTGCGGAACCATGCCGCAACCTGCCATCGATGCCCATGGAGATTATACCGAGCTTTATGCAGAGCTATTGGGCGGTCAGGGGTTCACTTTTGACTCTTGGAATGTACATGCTGGCGACTTCCCTGAGTCTCCTCAGGACGCTGATGGCTGGCTGATCAGCGGGTCAAAGCACGGTGCCTATGAGGACCATGATTGGATCCCACCGCTTGAGGATTTCATCCGAGCAAGCGTCGAAGCTGCCCGCCCCATCGTTGGCATTTGCTTTGGTCATCAGATCATTGCACAAGCCCTTGGTGGCAAAGTAGAAAAATACGAGGGCGGATGGACATTGGGCCGCCAGACCTATGACTTTGCAGGGCTGGATTTGCCGCTTATGGCCTGGCATCAGGATCAGGTCACCGAGATCCCCGAGGGCGTGCAGATCATCGCCAGCACCGACAGATGCAAACATGCGGCCCTCTTGTACGGGGACCGTGCTTTCACGATGCAGCCCCATCCGGAATTCGACGCCGAAACCGTTGAAATCTTGGCTGAGGTGAACAAAGCAAACGTGCCTGACGAGCTTCTGAAAGCCATCCCAAACGGCCTCTACGAACCGATCGCAGACGAGATTCTCGCCGATCAGATTTCAGATTTTTTCAGGCTGTCCCGCAACCCGTGA
- a CDS encoding TerB family tellurite resistance protein produces MFADFLKRLTAPDPEPLNDGDARLALTALLVRIARADGDYAQAEIDRIDRITAARYGLSAFEASALRKEAETLETEAPDTVRFTRAIKDAVPFEGRIAVIESLWQVVLADGERDAEEDSLVRLAANLLGINDRDSALARQRVSK; encoded by the coding sequence ATGTTTGCTGATTTTCTAAAGCGCCTCACTGCCCCCGATCCCGAACCCCTCAACGATGGCGACGCACGCCTTGCCCTGACCGCCCTTCTGGTGCGCATCGCGCGCGCCGATGGCGACTATGCGCAGGCCGAAATTGATCGGATCGACCGGATCACAGCTGCGCGCTATGGGCTTTCTGCTTTCGAGGCCAGTGCCCTGCGCAAAGAGGCCGAGACCTTGGAAACCGAGGCCCCCGACACCGTCCGTTTCACCCGCGCCATCAAGGACGCCGTGCCTTTTGAAGGACGCATCGCTGTGATTGAAAGCCTGTGGCAAGTGGTTTTGGCCGATGGGGAACGCGACGCCGAAGAAGACTCTCTGGTGCGACTGGCGGCCAACCTCTTGGGGATCAACGACCGCGATAGCGCCTTGGCGCGTCAAAGGGTTTCTAAATGA
- a CDS encoding GNAT family N-acetyltransferase has translation MSLLTIRRARASDAKSLAKIGHQAWQRGIAAHLPANARDKIGPQVFEDFANSFPDEILIAEDEDGILGFAATENGDNHVTDLWVAPANQGKGIGSQLMKRMEDRARRRGFDSVELEVLTSNTRALSLYKYLGYRVTKRGMKMDRVLELPLHKTKLKKSLFF, from the coding sequence ATGTCATTGTTAACTATTCGCCGGGCGCGCGCGTCCGACGCCAAGTCGCTTGCAAAGATCGGTCATCAGGCCTGGCAACGTGGCATTGCGGCCCATCTGCCCGCGAACGCCCGCGACAAGATCGGCCCGCAAGTCTTTGAAGACTTTGCAAATTCCTTTCCAGACGAAATCCTGATTGCCGAAGACGAGGACGGCATTCTTGGCTTTGCCGCCACGGAAAACGGCGACAATCACGTGACAGATCTTTGGGTCGCGCCCGCCAATCAAGGTAAAGGCATCGGTTCGCAACTCATGAAACGCATGGAAGATCGCGCCCGCAGACGCGGCTTTGATTCCGTCGAGCTTGAGGTGCTTACATCCAACACCCGCGCCCTCAGCCTCTATAAATACCTCGGCTACCGCGTCACCAAACGCGGCATGAAAATGGACCGCGTGCTGGAACTCCCGCTGCATAAAACCAAACTCAAGAAATCCCTATTCTTCTAA
- a CDS encoding CTP synthase — MARFIFITGGVVSSLGKGLASAALGSLLQARGYSVRLRKLDPYLNVDPGTMSPFEHGEVFVTDDGAETDLDLGHYERFTGVPARMTDSVSSGRIYSNVLEKERRGDYLGKTIQVVPHVTNAIKAFISIGEDEVDFMLCEIGGTVGDIEGLPFFEAIRQFSHDKPRGECIFMHLTLLPYLAASGELKTKPTQHSVKELQSIGIAPDVLVCRSEQPIPEKEREKIALFCNVRKEAVVAAYDLKSIYEAPLAYHREGLDQAVLDAFQIAPAPKPNLDRWNDVYDRIHNTDGEVSVAIVGKYTQLEDAYKSIKEALIHGGMHNRCKVNVNWVDAEVFDKGDAAPHLEGYDAILVPGGFGERGTEGKIKAAQFAREHKVPYLGICLGMQMAVIEAARNTAGVEGAGSEEFDHEAGKKRFEPVVYHLKEWVQGNAKVTRKADDDKGGTMRLGAYNATLAEGSKVAEVYGTTAIDERHRHRYEVDIKYREQLEKAGLKFTGMSPDGRLPEIVEWQDHPWFIGVQFHPELKSKPFDPHPLFRDFVKAALENSRLV; from the coding sequence ATGGCACGATTTATCTTCATTACCGGCGGCGTGGTTTCTTCCCTTGGCAAAGGTCTGGCCTCTGCGGCTTTGGGCTCTTTGTTGCAGGCCCGCGGCTATTCGGTGCGCCTTCGGAAGCTCGACCCTTACCTAAACGTCGACCCCGGCACGATGAGCCCCTTTGAGCACGGCGAAGTCTTTGTCACCGACGATGGCGCAGAGACCGACCTCGACCTCGGCCATTACGAACGCTTCACCGGCGTGCCTGCGCGGATGACCGATTCCGTCTCCTCTGGACGCATCTATTCCAACGTTCTGGAAAAAGAGCGTCGCGGCGACTACCTCGGCAAAACCATTCAGGTCGTTCCCCATGTGACCAACGCTATCAAAGCGTTCATCTCAATCGGTGAAGACGAAGTGGATTTCATGCTTTGTGAAATCGGCGGTACCGTGGGCGACATCGAAGGCCTGCCGTTTTTCGAAGCCATCCGTCAGTTCAGCCACGACAAACCCCGCGGCGAATGTATCTTCATGCACCTGACCCTGCTGCCTTATCTGGCGGCCTCAGGAGAGCTGAAGACCAAGCCGACGCAGCACTCTGTGAAAGAACTGCAATCCATCGGCATCGCGCCTGATGTTCTGGTCTGTCGTTCCGAACAGCCGATCCCCGAAAAAGAACGCGAGAAAATCGCGCTGTTCTGCAACGTGCGCAAAGAAGCCGTTGTCGCCGCCTACGACCTCAAGTCCATCTACGAAGCCCCGCTGGCTTACCATCGCGAAGGCCTTGATCAGGCAGTTCTGGACGCCTTCCAGATCGCCCCTGCCCCGAAACCGAACCTCGATCGCTGGAACGACGTCTACGATCGGATCCACAACACGGACGGCGAAGTTTCCGTGGCCATCGTTGGCAAATACACCCAGCTTGAGGACGCCTATAAGTCCATCAAAGAGGCCCTGATCCACGGCGGCATGCACAACCGCTGCAAGGTCAATGTGAACTGGGTCGACGCCGAAGTCTTTGACAAGGGCGATGCCGCCCCGCATCTGGAAGGCTATGATGCAATCCTCGTGCCCGGCGGCTTTGGCGAGCGCGGCACCGAAGGCAAAATCAAAGCAGCCCAATTCGCGCGTGAACACAAAGTCCCCTACCTTGGCATCTGTCTGGGCATGCAAATGGCCGTTATCGAAGCCGCGCGCAACACCGCTGGCGTCGAAGGCGCGGGATCTGAAGAATTTGACCACGAAGCAGGCAAAAAGCGTTTCGAACCCGTGGTTTACCACCTGAAAGAATGGGTTCAGGGCAACGCCAAAGTCACCCGCAAAGCCGATGACGACAAAGGCGGCACCATGCGGCTGGGCGCCTATAACGCTACACTGGCCGAAGGGTCCAAAGTCGCCGAAGTCTATGGCACCACCGCCATCGACGAACGCCACCGTCACCGCTATGAGGTCGACATCAAATACCGCGAACAGCTGGAAAAAGCTGGCCTCAAATTCACTGGCATGAGCCCGGATGGCCGCCTGCCAGAGATCGTCGAATGGCAAGATCACCCTTGGTTCATCGGTGTGCAGTTCCACCCGGAACTCAAGTCCAAACCGTTTGATCCCCACCCGCTCTTCCGCGATTTCGTGAAAGCCGCGCTGGAAAATTCGCGCCTGGTCTAA
- a CDS encoding TerB family tellurite resistance protein — MWDDFLARLRGTPKAQELPEPDEKLALGALLVRVAKSDTFYHVNEIVEIDHILANSFGLNAVEAAKLRATSEKLESHAPDTTDFAALIRETVDYAHRLEITEQLWKVILADGRDLPEEHSALHEIESHLGINPADSPAR; from the coding sequence ATGTGGGACGACTTTCTCGCGCGCCTGCGCGGCACACCAAAAGCACAAGAGCTTCCAGAGCCTGACGAAAAGCTAGCCCTCGGCGCACTTCTCGTCCGCGTCGCGAAATCGGACACCTTTTACCACGTCAACGAGATCGTCGAGATCGACCACATCCTCGCAAATAGCTTCGGTCTGAACGCGGTCGAAGCCGCTAAGCTCCGCGCCACCTCGGAAAAGCTGGAATCCCATGCACCAGACACCACAGACTTTGCCGCACTGATCCGCGAAACCGTCGACTATGCCCATCGGTTGGAAATCACAGAGCAACTCTGGAAGGTCATCCTGGCCGACGGGCGCGACCTGCCCGAAGAACACAGCGCATTGCACGAGATCGAAAGCCACCTTGGGATCAATCCTGCCGACAGCCCCGCGCGATAG
- a CDS encoding phosphate/phosphite/phosphonate ABC transporter substrate-binding protein — translation MIAALGMYDRPETAAANDALWTAIQQNLGYGPDGLTRDQDFWDIWQSPDLLLAQTCGLPYRAKLHDKVTLVGTPIYDIPDCDDGHYYSVLVAHADAADELSDFDGCAFAYNEALSQSGWAAPTKALVEGGIKPGNLLETGAHRASAIAVAEGRADLAGLDVVTWQLIQRHDAFANDLKVIAKTEPTPVLPLISAQDRDPDPLFDAIDAAISALPDATRDALFLRGLTHVPKADYLAQPIPIPPESFDLRQPAR, via the coding sequence ATGATTGCGGCTCTGGGCATGTATGACCGGCCGGAAACAGCGGCTGCGAATGATGCTCTTTGGACGGCGATACAACAGAATTTGGGATATGGCCCAGATGGCCTGACACGGGATCAGGATTTTTGGGATATCTGGCAGTCTCCGGACCTGCTCCTAGCCCAGACCTGTGGCTTGCCTTATCGCGCGAAGCTGCATGACAAGGTTACCTTGGTCGGCACGCCGATCTACGACATTCCAGATTGTGATGACGGGCACTATTATTCAGTGCTCGTGGCGCATGCCGATGCCGCAGACGAACTCTCTGATTTCGACGGCTGCGCCTTTGCCTATAACGAAGCGCTCAGCCAATCCGGTTGGGCCGCGCCGACGAAGGCTCTGGTTGAGGGCGGCATAAAACCCGGCAACCTCTTGGAAACAGGCGCACATCGCGCCTCAGCCATTGCCGTCGCAGAAGGTCGAGCGGATCTTGCGGGCCTCGATGTTGTGACATGGCAGCTCATCCAGCGTCACGACGCCTTTGCGAATGATCTCAAAGTAATCGCAAAGACCGAACCAACCCCGGTCCTGCCCTTGATCTCGGCGCAAGACCGCGACCCTGACCCTCTGTTTGACGCAATTGATGCCGCGATTTCAGCGCTTCCTGATGCCACGCGCGACGCGCTTTTCCTGCGTGGTTTAACCCATGTGCCCAAAGCCGACTATTTGGCGCAACCCATTCCGATCCCACCGGAAAGCTTTGACCTCCGCCAGCCTGCGCGTTAA